AGAAACGGCCCGAAGAATGAACCCGTGGTGATGCCGGCCAGTGCTATACGGTCGTTGAGGCTGCGCCAAATCTGCTGCGTACGCCCGGTGAAAACAATGATAGCCAGAAAACCCACAAAACCTGTGATGATGCGGATCTGTGTTGAGGCAAACGGGTCGTATTCCTGCATGCCTATCTTGCTCAGCACCAGTCCTCCGGCCTGACCAAGTACGCCGAAAAATGCAAACAGAATCCCTTTGGCGGGATAGCGAAGTTGCATCCTGCCCCCGTTGGGCCGGCTGATGATGGTGATGGCGATGCCCGACACTGTCAGCGTCATTCCGGCCAGATGTTGCAAACTCATCCGTTCGCCAAGAAATATCCAGCCCAGAAAGGCTGTGACCGGAGGCACAAAAGTCATGATGAGCATGGCGATACGTGAGCTGATCAGCCTGTAGCTGGCAAAAAGAAAGTAATCGCCAAACACAAAGCCCACCAGTCCCGAAAGACTCAGAAATATCCATTGCTGGCTGCCGGCATCGAGTGGCAGGGGCAT
This window of the Bacteroidota bacterium genome carries:
- a CDS encoding DMT family transporter, giving the protein MIIHTYAGELAALLVAVFWTITALSFEVATKRIGSLPVNISRLLFGFLFLTAFTTLKRGMPLPLDAGSQQWIFLSLSGLVGFVFGDYFLFASYRLISSRIAMLIMTFVPPVTAFLGWIFLGERMSLQHLAGMTLTVSGIAITIISRPNGGRMQLRYPAKGILFAFFGVLGQAGGLVLSKIGMQEYDPFASTQIRIITGFVGFLAIIVFTGRTQQIWRSLNDRIALAGITTGSFFGPFLGVSFSLVAIQHTSTGIASTLMAIVPILIIPPSALIMKQKIRLFDYLGAMISVAGVVLFFV